From the Helicobacter mustelae genome, the window TGCATCTTCTTTGATTTTCATCAAGATTTTTGCTGAGATCTCTTGAGGTGTATAGACTTTATCAGCGATCTCGATGGCACAAGCCCCATTTCTATCTACGATTTTATAGGGTAGTCTTTTTTCTGCTTCCTTTGCCTTATCTTCATTGAACATCAATCCCATGATTCTTTTAATAGAATAGATTGTTTTTTGTGGATTGGTGATAGCTTGGCGCTTTGCAGGCTCACCTACTAAGATCTCTCCCTTATCTGTGAAAGCCACGATAGAGGGGGTAGTATTTTTCCCTTCTTTATTTGCAATGATTTTTGCCTCATTGCCTTCATATACTGCCATTGCAGAGTTGGTTGTTCCTAAGTCAATTCCGATTACTTTTCCCATTTTTTATCCTTTTTTACGAGATGAATTTAGTTTTTTACAATTGCTACCATTGCAGGTCGCAGAGTTCTTTCTTTGTATTTATAGCCTTTTTGCATGACTTGTGCGATCGCTCCCTCATCTAGTTCTGCGTGTGGCACTTGCATAATACAATCATGGAAGTTTGGATCAAAATCTCCATCTGTGGGGATCTCCTCGATCCCGTATTTGGCAAGCGTTTTGATGAGATTTTCTACCACAAAGATAATCCCCTCTAAGATGGCAGGATTCTCTTTGGATACTTCTTTGGCATTATGCAATGCATCCAAAATTGGTAATAAATCTTTTGCAAACTTCTCATATGCATATTCCAGCGCCTGGACTTTATCTTTTTCCAAGCGTTTTTTGCTATTTTCAAAGTCTGCAAATACTCTTAGATATTCATTTTTTAGTTCATTATACTTTTGTTCATAATCCTCCTGTTGTTGGGTTTCTTGCACAGGATCGCTGCTATTTTGCTGGTCTTTGTGTTCATGGGAATGTTCCAACCCTTCCAGTGCCAAAGAAACTTTTTCATATTCCTCTTTCTTTTTTTCGTACTCTTGTTTTGCAAGCTCAAGCTCTGCTAAGAGTTCTTCTTTTGTGAGTTCACTCATTTCTTACTCCTTTTTTGAGATTTAAGCAGCAATTTGCTCATAAAAGTTTTGATAATCCACCATCAAGGTGCCGATGCAAAGCATCTTGTATTCTTGGCGATTTTGGATGACATTTTGCAAAATCCCCATGTAGCCCTCTGGAAAAATAGGATCAAACAAAATGCTACTCTGTACCTTGTCAAAGATCCTTCCTTCCAAAATCTCAAAAAACAATTCATGATAATGCGGGGATTGGATGAGAAAATCGATATTTTCTAGTCCAAAATAGCGCAATTCCTCATTTTGCAAATGATTCATCTTTTTTAGCGCGCCATGTGCCATTACCTGGTAGGCGATGTTTTTAATTTCATCGATATCCAGCCCGATGAGTTCAGAGAGAAAGCGCTCTAGCCTTGAATTATAGGGGAGCAAAATCTCGCCTTTTTCAAAAATGAGGATGAGGTATCTATCTTGCACATTTTGGATTTCTGTGAGCTTTTGAGAAATCTTTTTTTTGAATAGCAAAAACACTTCATGCTGTTTGCAAATCTGCATGATAGTCTCATCATCATCATGGATGACAAGGATTTGAGATTTGAAATCTATCCTTTGTCGCCAGTAATTCTTCATCGCAAAATGCGTAGGGATTCTCCCCCCACTAATATGAGGTTGCACCAAAATCCCTTCTTCCATGAGCAATTTGAAATAATTACGGATGGTTGCTGAGCTTATCTTTAGTGACAATGTGTTTTTTAGCATTTCAGAACCGATGGGCTCCTTGAGCCGTAAATATTCTTGTATGACTTGTTCTAACAACATTGTTTTATTGTAACCCATACACATCCTTTGCTTAGATTGCTTGGCATTATGCCTCAAAAAAGTAAATAATTTTAGCATTCTAATAAAAATATTGCTAAAAATTATAAATTTTTAGCCTAATGATATAAAGTAATATTAGCTCATATCACTAAATGTATTTGAAACAATCCCTGACTTTTGCCGCCAAATGTTGCAAAATCCCCGCATCGTGGTGCTAAAGCATTGTGATGGGATTGCTTTTTGGGAGGCGGGAGCTATTGTGGGTGATCGCGGCGCGGGAGCTAAAACCACCCCTTTATCCCAAGATTGAACCCTAACCCCATCGCGGTGCGGGAGGGGGAAGCATGTTTGAAAATCCCAGCGGACTACCACCGCTTGCGAAAAAACAATAAAAAAGCACTGAGATCGGGGTAGGGGGTTTGAGGGGTGAGTGTGTTTGAAATCTATACAGAATAGAACCTGACCGGGGTGGGGGATCTATAAGGCGTGCAAGCGCGTATGCGGTGCTAGGATGCGACTTTGCGCACGAGCGAATCTCTTGCCCACACTTGCACATATAAGCCCCTCCCCCTTTATGAAAAGAAAAAGAGGGGCCCCTCGAGCGAACGAGAGAACTGCCCTAGTTATGGAGAAAGAAACAAAGTATTTTGGAGTTATGATTAAAAACGCGACTTGAAAATAAAAAAAGAGACTCCAAAAAAATACAACCTAAAAACTGAGAAATGTGGAATCTTAAAAATGGAAAGAATCAAAATGGAGTAAAAATGAAGATTTTATGTGGCTCCGGATGTAGGATTCGAACCTACGACCAAGCGGTTAACAGCCGCCTACTCTACCGCTGAGCTAATCCGGAATATGCTTAAAAAAGCGGTGTAATTATAGACAAAAAAATCATCGTGTGTCAAGGGATTTCTAAAGTTTATAGAGATTTTTGGTTTTTTTCTTCAGGACTCCTTTGATGTCAAAAATGAAGCCATTTTCAGCAAGATGCCCTGCATAATCAAAATCTAAAAATTCCTCATGAGGAATCGCGATGATCAATGCCTCATATTTTCCTTGCAGTTTGTCAAGTTTCTGCACCTCTATGCCATAGTGGCTTTGGGCCTCTTTCACATCGATTAAAGAATCAAAGATTTCCACACATACACCATATTCCTTGAGTTCTTTATAAACCTCAAATACCTTTGCGTTGCGAATATCTTTGCAATTCTCTTTGAAGCTCGCGCCAAAAATGCCTATCTTTGCACTTAGGGGATTAGATTTGTGTTGGGTCAGGAGCTTGATGGTTTTTTGTGCGATGAAGCTTGGGATCGCATCATTGATGAGACGCCCTGAAGTGATGATTTTGGGATGGTAGCCATATTCATGGGCGATGTGCATGAGATAATAGGGATCCACGCTGATACAGTGCCCCCCCACAAGCCCCGGGGTAAAGGGCAGAAAATTCCATTTGGTTTTTGCAGCATTTAGCACTTCTTGGGTATCAACGCCAATTTTGTCAAAAATCAGACTCAATTCATTGACAAAAGCGATGTTGAGATCCCTTTGTGCATTCTCGATGGCTTTAGCAGCCTCTGCGATCTCGATACTTGGGGCTAGATAGGTATCTTGCACGATGCTTTGATAAAGAGTATTGATTTTTTTTGCAGATTCCTTGGTGCTGCCAGAGGTGATTTTGGTGATATTTTCTAGCGTATGGAGACTGTCTCCTGGGTTGATCCGCTCTGGAGAATATCCCACGAAAAAGTCCTCATTGAAGACAAGCCCACTTGCATCCTCCAAAACTGGCACACATTGCTTTTTTGTGCAAGTGGGGTAGGTGGTGGATTCATAGATCACGATGTCTCCTTTTTGCAAGAATTCTCCTACCAGCCTTGAGGCTCCTAGCAGCAGCGAGATGTCTGGTCTTTTGTGCGCATCAATAGGCGTGGGTACAGTGATGATGTAGATATTGCAATCTTTGAGAGAGTCCCTATCCTTGCAAAATGAAAGCTTTTTTGATGAGGCAAAATCCTCCACTTGTCCATTTCTATCAAAATTTTCCTGCAGTTCCTTGATGCGAGTCTCATTGATGTCATAGCCGATGGTGGGGTAGTGTCTCCCAAATGCGATGGCAAGGGGTAGTCCCACATAGCCCAGTCCAATAATTGCGATTTTATCCATAAAATTCCTTGATGCTTTGGCAGATAGTGAGAATCTGCGTGGGGGTGAGATAGGGATGGAGGGGTAGGCTTAAAATCTCTCTGGCACATTGTTCTGCAAAGGGTGCTTTTGTGCTGGGAAGATAGCCAAAGGCTTTTTGTTGATGCAGGGCGATGGGATAATGCACAGCCGTAGGGATGGCTCTTTTTTGCAAAAATTCTCTGAGACTCTCTCTAAGCTTACACAAAATGCTAAATTGTGCAAAAGAGCTTTTTGCCTTTCTATCAATAAAGGGCAGGGTGATTTTGGCATCCTTGAGATGTTTGCAATAAAGCCTGGCATTTTCCTGTCTCTTTGCTAGATTTTGTTCATAATAGCCAAGCTTTGTTTGCAAGATCGCTGCTTGCAAGCTATCTAGACGCGCATTCATTCCGATGATTTCATGCTGATAGCGCATGCTTTGTCCATGTGTGCGCAAAAGCTTGAGTTTGTGATAAATCCCCTCATCATTACAAAATATTGCACCTCCATCACCAAAGCAGCCTAGCGGCTTTGCGGGGAAAAAACTTGTCGTGCTGACATGCGCAATAGACCCGCTTTTTTTGCCCTCATAGCTAGCGCCAAAGCTCTGGGCTCCATCTTCAATCAGCCATAAATTCTCCTGCTTTGCTAGCTCTAGCAAGGCAGGGAGATTCCCCATCTGCCCAAAGAGACTCACTGCAAGGATGGCCCTAGTCTTTTTGGTGATGAGGGGTCTAATTTTTGAAATATCTAGGTTATAGCTCTCATCAATATCTACAAAAACCGGTCTAGCTCCCACTATCGCGATAGCTTCCGCACTCGCAAAAAAGCTAAAACTTGAGGTGATGACCTCATCATCTTTGCCTATGCCTAGGGCTAGGAGGCAGAGGATGAGTGCACTTGTGCCACTTGAGCAGGAGAGTGCATGCCTTACCCCGACAAATTTAGAAAGCTTTTTTTCTAGTGCCTCTATTTCTTCTCCCATGATGAATTGCCCGCTTGCAATCACGCGCGCAATGGCAGCATCGATCTCTTTTTGGTGCGCTTGATAATCTTGCTTGATCCCAGAAAAATCAATCATTGCCACACTTCACTCTTCCATCTTGCAAAAAATATGCACATCCCTCCTCTTGACTCCATGCCCTTCCTTGGGTGAAATTTAGCCTTTGTGCAGTTTTGTCCACCCAGCCAATGATGCGCGCAGGATTGCCCACCACAAGCGCGTAATCTGGCACATCCCTGCTCACCACCGCACCCGCGCCAATGAGTGCATATTTTCCGATGCTATGCCCACAGATAATCGTGGCATTGGCTCCGATGGAGCAGCCTTTTTTGAGCAATGTGGGGAGGAATTCGCCTCTACGATTGATAAAGGCACGGGGATTGATGACATTGCTAAAAACTACAGAGGGCCCGATGAAGACATCCTCCTCGCAGCTCACTCCCTCATAAATGCTGACATTATTTTGCACCTTGCATCCATTGCCGATGAAGACACCCGGACCAATGACGCAATTTTGTCCAAAGGAGCAGCGCGCGCCAATGTGGGTATGTGGCAGGATATGACAAAAATGCCAGATTTTGGTGCCCTCTCCGATCTTGCAGGGCTGCTCGATGATGCTTGTGGGATGTACAAAGAAATTTACCCCATCCTGCAAGCTATTTTGCGCTTCATTTTGCGCTCTGGGTTGGGGTGTTGGTTGCATCCCATTTTGCGAAGGATTTTGTAAGCTGGGCTGCAGGGCTTGTGGCGCGAGAATTTCGCAAGTTTCTAGAGCATTTCCACGGGCTTTTAGGGTATTTTTTTTCATATATCCTCCATGCTTATTTTGGGTTTGATGCGCGGGCTTTTTTCCACGAGTTTTCATAGCATTTTTTGCAGGGATTTTTTTCATATATCCTCCACTTGCATGCACATAGGGTGATACTCCCCTCTGATCCCTAGCACGGGAGCATTGCGAATCTGATGCACAAGAGAGATGGATGGGCTTGCTTCTTTGAGGCCAAAGCCCCTGCCTTTTAGGATTTCCTCATAGCTTTTGGTATGCAGATTTTCAAATCCATCGCTAAATTCGATTTCTTCATTTTCTACGAGGATGGAGCGATATGTGCGCATTTTTGGGTTGGGGAGGTATTTGGCATTGATGGAGAGGAACCAGTGGACATCTGCATGTTCTAGCTGCAGGTTGCCACTAGCAGTGTCAGGTGTCTGGACATGTACCTGCAGGGCTTTATTTGCTCCAAAAATATACTGGAGCATATCAAAAAAATGCACCCCGATATTTGTAGCGATCCCCCCACTTTTGTTGAGATCTCCCTTCCAAGAGGCAAAATACCAATTCCCCCGTGCAGTGATATAAGTGAGATTCACACTAAAGCGCTTTTTTGGGTTTTGCTGCAAGTTTTGCTCTATTGTATGTTTGAGCTTGATGATGCTGGGATGCAGGCGTAGTTGCAGGATGTTATAGACTTTTTTGTTTCCTTTTTTTTCGAGTTCTTGCAAGGCCTCTAGATTCCAGGGGTTGAGGACGAGGGGTTTTTCACAAATCGCATCGGCATTATTTTTGAGTGCATAGCGGATGTGACTATCATGAAGATAATTGGGTGAGCAAATGCTAATAAAATCTATGTTTATATTTTTGTTTT encodes:
- a CDS encoding acyltransferase; translated protein: MQPTPQPRAQNEAQNSLQDGVNFFVHPTSIIEQPCKIGEGTKIWHFCHILPHTHIGARCSFGQNCVIGPGVFIGNGCKVQNNVSIYEGVSCEEDVFIGPSVVFSNVINPRAFINRRGEFLPTLLKKGCSIGANATIICGHSIGKYALIGAGAVVSRDVPDYALVVGNPARIIGWVDKTAQRLNFTQGRAWSQEEGCAYFLQDGRVKCGND
- a CDS encoding HrcA family transcriptional regulator, translated to MLKLFTFLRHNAKQSKQRMCMGYNKTMLLEQVIQEYLRLKEPIGSEMLKNTLSLKISSATIRNYFKLLMEEGILVQPHISGGRIPTHFAMKNYWRQRIDFKSQILVIHDDDETIMQICKQHEVFLLFKKKISQKLTEIQNVQDRYLILIFEKGEILLPYNSRLERFLSELIGLDIDEIKNIAYQVMAHGALKKMNHLQNEELRYFGLENIDFLIQSPHYHELFFEILEGRIFDKVQSSILFDPIFPEGYMGILQNVIQNRQEYKMLCIGTLMVDYQNFYEQIAA
- the grpE gene encoding nucleotide exchange factor GrpE; translation: MSELTKEELLAELELAKQEYEKKKEEYEKVSLALEGLEHSHEHKDQQNSSDPVQETQQQEDYEQKYNELKNEYLRVFADFENSKKRLEKDKVQALEYAYEKFAKDLLPILDALHNAKEVSKENPAILEGIIFVVENLIKTLAKYGIEEIPTDGDFDPNFHDCIMQVPHAELDEGAIAQVMQKGYKYKERTLRPAMVAIVKN
- a CDS encoding DegT/DnrJ/EryC1/StrS family aminotransferase produces the protein MDFSGIKQDYQAHQKEIDAAIARVIASGQFIMGEEIEALEKKLSKFVGVRHALSCSSGTSALILCLLALGIGKDDEVITSSFSFFASAEAIAIVGARPVFVDIDESYNLDISKIRPLITKKTRAILAVSLFGQMGNLPALLELAKQENLWLIEDGAQSFGASYEGKKSGSIAHVSTTSFFPAKPLGCFGDGGAIFCNDEGIYHKLKLLRTHGQSMRYQHEIIGMNARLDSLQAAILQTKLGYYEQNLAKRQENARLYCKHLKDAKITLPFIDRKAKSSFAQFSILCKLRESLREFLQKRAIPTAVHYPIALHQQKAFGYLPSTKAPFAEQCAREILSLPLHPYLTPTQILTICQSIKEFYG
- a CDS encoding Gfo/Idh/MocA family protein, giving the protein MKNFAIIGVAGYIAPRHLRAIADTQNTLLCALDPKDSVGILDSTFPQTHFFTEFERFDRHINKLQNKNINIDFISICSPNYLHDSHIRYALKNNADAICEKPLVLNPWNLEALQELEKKGNKKVYNILQLRLHPSIIKLKHTIEQNLQQNPKKRFSVNLTYITARGNWYFASWKGDLNKSGGIATNIGVHFFDMLQYIFGANKALQVHVQTPDTASGNLQLEHADVHWFLSINAKYLPNPKMRTYRSILVENEEIEFSDGFENLHTKSYEEILKGRGFGLKEASPSISLVHQIRNAPVLGIRGEYHPMCMQVEDI
- a CDS encoding nucleotide sugar dehydrogenase, with product MDKIAIIGLGYVGLPLAIAFGRHYPTIGYDINETRIKELQENFDRNGQVEDFASSKKLSFCKDRDSLKDCNIYIITVPTPIDAHKRPDISLLLGASRLVGEFLQKGDIVIYESTTYPTCTKKQCVPVLEDASGLVFNEDFFVGYSPERINPGDSLHTLENITKITSGSTKESAKKINTLYQSIVQDTYLAPSIEIAEAAKAIENAQRDLNIAFVNELSLIFDKIGVDTQEVLNAAKTKWNFLPFTPGLVGGHCISVDPYYLMHIAHEYGYHPKIITSGRLINDAIPSFIAQKTIKLLTQHKSNPLSAKIGIFGASFKENCKDIRNAKVFEVYKELKEYGVCVEIFDSLIDVKEAQSHYGIEVQKLDKLQGKYEALIIAIPHEEFLDFDYAGHLAENGFIFDIKGVLKKKTKNLYKL